CCACGCATTGAAACTCAAGGTGATTGCCGAGGGCATCGAGTTCGAGGACCAGGCGCTGCTGCTCAGCAGCGAGGGCGTGAGCTTCGGCCAGGGCTGGCTGTTCGCCCATGCCCTGAGTGCCTTGCAGTTCACTGAGCTGATTACCCGTGGCCGACGGCTGGTGGCCAGGCGCCTGGATGATGAAGCATGAAGCCCTAGAGCGGCAGGGCCAGATAGAACTGGGTGCCCTGCCCGGGCCTTGAGTAGACGCCCATGCGCCCGCCATGCAGCTGAACGATCTCCTTGCACAGCGCCAGCCCGAGGCCGGCACCGCCCTTCTTGCGGCCCACCTGGACGAAAGGTTCGAAGATCCGCCCTTGCTGGCCATAGGCGATACCCTCGCCATTGTCTTCGACGCTGACGATCACCCGCTCGCCATGGCGCCGCGCCTGCAGGCGGATCTGGCCCTCGCTGGCGGTGTGGCGCAAGGCGTTGTCGATCAGGTTGTCCAGCACCCGCTCCAGTTGTGCGCGGTCGGCATGCAGCCGTGGCAACGGCGCCTGGATCTCCAGCAGCAGGTCGATGCCCTGCTGTTGGGCCTGCTCGCTGAAGCGGCCCTGGGCCTGCACCAGCAGCTCTTCCAGGGGGCAGGGAGCGAGGGTGAGTTTCTGCAGGCCGTTCTGATAGCGGGAAAAATTCAGCAGGTCGTTGATCAACTGCATCAGGCGCTGCATTTCCTCGTTGACCGTATTGAGCAGGTCGGTTTCCCGGGACTCCTCGGGAAAGTGCAGGCGTTCCTGAAGCAGCCCGAAGGCCATGTGCATGCCGGTGACCGGGGTACGCAGTTCGTGGGAGGCGCGCAGCACGAACTCACTGCGCACTCGTTCGAACGCCCGTTGCTCGGTGACATCGTGCAGCACCATCACGGCGCCGAGAATATGGCCCTGGGTATGGCTGACGGGGGTCAGGCTGTAGGTCAGCAGGCGCGACTCGCCGTCGACCTCGATATCCAGGTCGTCCGGCGCCCGTTCCAGGTTGCCGCCGCGCAATACCAGCTGTAGCTGCTCATCCAGCTCCGGGCGTTGCAGGGCACTGCCCAGGCCCTGGCCGAGGCGCTCCTGGTCCCAGCCCAGCTGGCGCTGGGCCACGGGGTTGAGGTGTTCCAGGCGGCCCTGGCGGTCGATCATCAGCAAGCCGTCGTCAATACTGTCGAGCACGGCCTGCAGGCGCTGCTGGCCGGCCAGCAGCTCATCGACATTGGTTGCCTGATGCTGGCGCAGGGCCTCGGCCATGATGCCGAAGCGCCGGGTCAGCAGGTTCATCTCCGCCGCCGCCGAAATGGGCAGGGTGACGTCGAAATTGCCTTCGCCAATCTTGTCCGCAGCCTTGGCCAGGGCTTCGATCGGCCCGCCAAAGCGCCGGGCGATGGCATGGGCCGTGACGAAGCCGATGATCAGCACCGCCAGGGCCACCAGGCCCAGAAGGCCGGCCACCAGCCATGCACGGTTGCGGGCCTGCTGCTCCACCTGGCTGATGTTGTCCAGGGCGCGCTTGTGTTCGGTGATCAGCCCGCCGCGCAAGGCGTTGAAGCGCTCGGTCAGCTCGTTGTTGTCATGCAGCCCGCTTGCGGTGCTGTTGCGCTCGAAGGCCTGGTAGAAGCTCAGGTAGTCGCTACGCGCCTGCTGGAAGCCACTTTGTACCTGGGTCTGCCGATCATGGGCGATGCCTTCGTCGAGCAGCTCCAGATAATGCTGCCGGGAGGTTTCCAGGGCGGCGCGGTCCGGCTGCTTGCCGAGCATGATGATCAGCTGGTCGCCCAGGGTCTGGCGCAGCTTGAGGCCCAGGTCCAGGGTGATGAAGTTGTTGCGGATCAGCGATTCCTGGGTGCTGGCCATCTGCATCACGCTGACCAGCCCGAGCACCAGGCCCAAGAGGGCCACGGTGATCAGGGCCGAGATGCTCAGAAACAGCCGGGTGCGCAGTTTCATCGCTAACTTCATAGGGTGTTGCTCACAGGTTGTACTGTTTGCGTTTGCGGTACAGCGTCGACGCGTCGATACCCAGGGTCTTGGCGGCTTGATCCAGGGTGTCGCTGGTGGCCAGGACCGCACCGATGTGGGCCTTTTCCAGCTCGTCCAGGCTCAGGGCGGCGCCGATCCGCGGGGCGTTGTTGGTGGGTTGCTCGGCCATGCCCAAGTGGCTGATTTCCACCCGTTCCTGCGGGCAGATGATGCTCGCCCGTTCCACCACGTTGCGCAGTTCGCGGATGTTGCCCGGCCAGCGGTAGTTGAGCAGCGCTTCCCGGGCTTCATCACTGAAGACCCGGGCCGGGCGCGAATACTCTTTGACGAAGCGGGCGAGGAAGCGGTCGGCCAGGGTCAGGATATCTTCGCTGCGCTCGCGCAGGGGCGGCAGGTGCAGGGTGATGACGTTCAGCCGGTACAGCAGGTCTTCGCGGAAACGCCCGTCGCGCACCATGTCTTCAAGGTTGAGGTTGGTGGCGGCGAGGATGCGCACATCGGCGCGGCGGGTTACCGGGTCGCCGACGCGCTCGTATTCCTTGTCCTGGATGAAGCGCAGCAGCTTGGGTTGCAGGGTCAACGGGAAGTCGCCGATCTCGTCGAGGAATAGGGTTCCGCCATCGGCCTGGTTGACCCGGCCCAGGGTGCTCTCGCTGGCCCCGGTAAAGGCGCCGCGGCTGTGGCCGAAGAGTTCGCTCTCCATCAGTTCGGCAGTCAACGAGGGGCAGTTGATGGTCACGCAGGATTTCTTGGCGCGTTTGCTCCAGCCGTGAATGGCCCGCGCCAGCTCGCCCTTGCCGGTGCCGGACTCGCCGAGGATAAGGATGTTGGCGTCGGTGCTGGCCACCTGACGCGCGGTTTCCAGCACCACTTTCATTGCCGGGCTGTGGGAGTCCAGGCCGTCCTTGGGCTTGCGCACCTCACCTTCGAGGGCTTCCAGGCGTGCCGAGAGCTGGCGTACTTCCAGCTGCTTGGCGGTGGCCAGGCGCAACTGGTCGGGGCTGCAGGGCTTGACCAGGTAGTCTGCGGCGCCGGCCTGGATCGCATCTACTGCGGTGTCCACGGCAGAGTGAGCGGTGACGATCACTACCCGCATCCAGGGTGCCTGGGTACGCATTTGTGCCAGTACGTCGAGGCCGTTGTCTTCGCCCAGGCGCAGGTCGAGGAAGCACAGGTCGAATACCTGGCGTTGCAGCAGAGCATCGGCCTGCGCCGCGCTGTTGGCGGTGGCCACGGTGTAGCCCTCGTCTTCCAGGCAGTAGCGGAAGGTGCGAAGGATTGCGGATTCGTCATCCACCAGAAGGATGCGGCCTTGATTCTCCGGCGCTGACTCCATATCCCGAGGCTCCTTAATGAATGATCTTTATTTAGTCCCGGAAAAATCGGGCAAGTTGCAAGGTTGATTCTGATCCATTCCAGCGCCAGCAGGTTAGATATCTCCGGCTGAAACGGCTAACAGGCTGAAATTACGCATGTTTTACCCAGAGTAGCTGCTGGGTGGGTCTGTATCAGGCTATTGGCCATTCATCAAAGTTCCCCCTGTGATCAAAAAACGCTCACTGTTTTCCCGGGACATCGTGCATTTCGCACGGCCGGCATGGGGGCATCGTGCAGTATGCGTGTGGAATGCTTTTGGTAATTTGATTTAAGTATTTGATTTTATTGAATTTAATTTCAAAGAAAAAGCTGGCATGCAGCCTGCAATATCCCTCTCATCGAGAAGCGCCGGCCGTGGCTTCCATAACAACATCACCACCAGTGTGGGAGGAGTTTCAGGATGAATCGCCAACGTCTTGCCCAATTGCGTATTGCGCCACTGCATCTCCAGCAAGGCCTCTTCGCCGTTCTGGCGTTGCTGGTCACCCTGATCGCCGGGCAACAGTTCCAGCGCTGGCAGGACAGCCAGGCACCCGCGCCGCGAGTGCCGGTTCATCACTTCACCCAGACCCATTTCAGTTCGGTGAGCAGCCAGCTCAACGACCAGGCCCCCATGCAACTGATGGCCGTCGACCAGGCACAGCCGGTCGCGGACGCGCCACGTCAGGAACGCTGGGTGTTCTAGCACCAAGGCCGGGCCCGCAATCGGCGGCGCCGGGCTGGCTCCATAGGCAGCACCACTAATAGAAGAGTAAGGAGAATCATCATGCTGAGCTGGGCAATCACATTCCTGATCATTGCTATTGTCGCTGCGGTCCTGGGCTTCGGTGGTATCGCGGGCACCGCCACGGGTATCGCCAAGATTCTCTTTGTGGTGTTCCTGGTGATGTTCATCGCTTCGTTCTTCTTTGGCCGTCGAGGCCGAGGCTGACCATGAGTCTCTCGTTGAAGACATTGACTGCCGCGCTGCTGCTGGGCGCCAGCGCCCTGGCGTCGGCGGCCAATGATGGCCAGGCACGAGCCAATCAGCTGCTGGGGTCGGACCCGCAGTTTCGTGAAACCTGGCAGGGGGTCGTGCACAAGGAGGAGCGCCTGCCCGAGTGGGTGATGAACCTCTCGGGTGATGCGCCGCAACAGATGAATGCCATGACCGAAGACGGCGATCAGTATCTGGTGGGCCCTCTGTGCGAAACCGCTCAGAGTTGTCAGAACCAGCGTTTGATCGTGGCCTTCAGTTTCGACAAGAAGCATGCCTACGCGATGCTGGTGGACGTGCCGGCGGGTTTGCCCGCGGACAAGTCACCGACCCGCCACGCCAATTATCGGTTCCTCGGCAAGCCCGATGACGGCATGCAAGCGCTGCTCCAGGAGCAGTTGCGCAAGGACCCGAACTGGTACTGATGTGCAAATTGCCGATATTGCATAACAGATAGACGAAAGGGCCGCCCTGGCGCTTTCGGCTGTTGCACCACCCGAGGAGGGCGAGTGCATGACCAAGGGGCCGGGATGTTCTGATCCACGGGTGATCGGAGTGACCTAGGGGTACAGGGAGTGCCTCCGCAAGGGCCGGGTCAGGAAAGAGCGGCGGCGCAAGCTCCCAGGTCGGCCACCGACCTGATGAGCTTGCGGCGTGCTTGAATGGCAAAGTCCTGTGCTAGAGCCGTCCGTCTGACAATTTCCGTGCTCGCGCGGGAAAAAATCTTCCTTTGACTCCGATCAAACGTTTCCTGGTGTTTCTCTGCGACCGTATATCGAGAAACTTTGTGCGAATTGCGCAGCGTTTCCGGGCGCCCGAATCAGAGCAATTCTAAACTTTTTTAGCCTTTTTCCTGACCCCTCCGACAAGCCTGCACGCCGCCTGAAATGGCCGTTTCACGGCATTTTTGCCTGCCGAAATGTCGTATTCGAACCGGTTGGGACGCTCGTTTTGTTTGGAAAAACTCATGCCGATTCGGCATAGGGTAGGCGTTTACGGCATTAGACGTGCCTCCCTAGCATCGGAATAGTTGCGCCTTTTTTCGCCCGCAGAGAGCCGTAAATGCTCGTTCGGGATGACCTTATACGGGGGCCGATGCACAAACTTTTCCGCCATTGAGCGTTCCAGTTCGCGCATCAGCCCGAGTCCAACTGAAGTAAGGGTAATGATATGAAGAAGGCAAAATTAAGCCTCGCCTGGCAGATCCTCATCGGTCTGGTCCTGGGGATTGCGATTGGCGCGCTGCTCAATCATTTCAGTGCTGAAAAGGCCTGGTGGATCAGCAACGTCCTGCAGCCTGCGGGCGATATCTTTATCCGCTTGATCAAGATGATCGTGATCCCGATCGTCATTTCCTCGCTGATCGTCGGCATCGCCGGTGTCGGTGACGCGAAGAAACTGGGGCGCATCGGCCTCAAGACCATCATCTACTTCGAAATCGTGACCACCATCGCCATCGTCGTCGGCCTGCTGCTGGCCAACCTGTTCCATCCGGGCGCAGGCATCGACATGAGCACCCTGGGCACCGTGGACATCTCCAAGTACCAGGCCACTGCGGCCGAGGTGCAGCATGAACACGCGTTCATCGAGACCATCCTCAACCTGATTCCATCGAACATCTTCGCGGCCATGGCCCGCGGCGAGATGCTGCCCATCATCTTCTTCTCGGTGCTGTTCGGCCTGGGCCTGTCGAGCCTGCAGTCCGACCTGCGCGAACCGCTGGTGAAGATGTTCCAGGGCGTTTCGGAAAGCATGTTCAAAGTCACCCACATGATCATGAACTACGCCCCTATCGGCGTATTTGCACTGATCGCGGTGACCGTCGCCAACTTCGGTTTCGCCTCCCTGCTGCCGCTGGCCAAGCTGGTGATCCTGGTGTACGTGGCTATCGCCTTCTTCGCTTTCGTGATCCTCGGCCTGATCGCCCGCCTGTTCGGCTTCTCGGTGATCAAACTGATGCGCATCTTCAAGGATGAGCTGGTCCTGGCCTACTCCACCGCCAGCTCGGAAACCGTGCTGCCGCGGGTGATCGAGAAGATGGAAGCCTACGGCGCGCCGAAAGCCATCTGCAGCTTCGTGGTGCCGACCGGCTACTCGTTCAACCTCGACGGTTCGACCCTGTACCAGAGCATCGCGGCGATCTTCATCGCCCAGCTGTACGGCATCGACCTGTCCATCAGCCAGCAACTGCTGCTGGTGCTGACCCTGATGGTCACCTCCAAAGGTATCGCCGGGGTTCCGGGCGTGTCCTTCGTGGTCCTGCTGGCCACCCTGGGCAGCGTCGGCATTCCTCTGGAAGGCCTGGCCTTCATCGCCGGTGTCGACCGTGTGATGGACATGGCGCGTACCGCCTTGAACGTGATCGGCAACGCCCTGGCGGTACTGGTCATCTCCCGTTGGGAAGGCATGTACGACGACGCCAAGGGCCAGCGTTACTGGAACTCCCTGCCGCACTGGCGCAGCAAGGAAAAACTGCCAGCAGGCGAAGCGTCCAAAGGCTAAGCGCCTATTGTGTAGGAGCTGGCTTGCCAGCGAAGAGGCCCCAAGCCCTTCAGCTGCCTGCAGATCGCCTTCGGCAGCAATC
The DNA window shown above is from Pseudomonas protegens CHA0 and carries:
- a CDS encoding inhibitor of vertebrate lysozyme family protein — protein: MSLSLKTLTAALLLGASALASAANDGQARANQLLGSDPQFRETWQGVVHKEERLPEWVMNLSGDAPQQMNAMTEDGDQYLVGPLCETAQSCQNQRLIVAFSFDKKHAYAMLVDVPAGLPADKSPTRHANYRFLGKPDDGMQALLQEQLRKDPNWY
- a CDS encoding DUF1328 domain-containing protein; translated protein: MLSWAITFLIIAIVAAVLGFGGIAGTATGIAKILFVVFLVMFIASFFFGRRGRG
- the gltP gene encoding glutamate/aspartate:proton symporter GltP, translated to MKKAKLSLAWQILIGLVLGIAIGALLNHFSAEKAWWISNVLQPAGDIFIRLIKMIVIPIVISSLIVGIAGVGDAKKLGRIGLKTIIYFEIVTTIAIVVGLLLANLFHPGAGIDMSTLGTVDISKYQATAAEVQHEHAFIETILNLIPSNIFAAMARGEMLPIIFFSVLFGLGLSSLQSDLREPLVKMFQGVSESMFKVTHMIMNYAPIGVFALIAVTVANFGFASLLPLAKLVILVYVAIAFFAFVILGLIARLFGFSVIKLMRIFKDELVLAYSTASSETVLPRVIEKMEAYGAPKAICSFVVPTGYSFNLDGSTLYQSIAAIFIAQLYGIDLSISQQLLLVLTLMVTSKGIAGVPGVSFVVLLATLGSVGIPLEGLAFIAGVDRVMDMARTALNVIGNALAVLVISRWEGMYDDAKGQRYWNSLPHWRSKEKLPAGEASKG
- a CDS encoding KinB sensor domain-containing domain, producing MKLAMKLRTRLFLSISALITVALLGLVLGLVSVMQMASTQESLIRNNFITLDLGLKLRQTLGDQLIIMLGKQPDRAALETSRQHYLELLDEGIAHDRQTQVQSGFQQARSDYLSFYQAFERNSTASGLHDNNELTERFNALRGGLITEHKRALDNISQVEQQARNRAWLVAGLLGLVALAVLIIGFVTAHAIARRFGGPIEALAKAADKIGEGNFDVTLPISAAAEMNLLTRRFGIMAEALRQHQATNVDELLAGQQRLQAVLDSIDDGLLMIDRQGRLEHLNPVAQRQLGWDQERLGQGLGSALQRPELDEQLQLVLRGGNLERAPDDLDIEVDGESRLLTYSLTPVSHTQGHILGAVMVLHDVTEQRAFERVRSEFVLRASHELRTPVTGMHMAFGLLQERLHFPEESRETDLLNTVNEEMQRLMQLINDLLNFSRYQNGLQKLTLAPCPLEELLVQAQGRFSEQAQQQGIDLLLEIQAPLPRLHADRAQLERVLDNLIDNALRHTASEGQIRLQARRHGERVIVSVEDNGEGIAYGQQGRIFEPFVQVGRKKGGAGLGLALCKEIVQLHGGRMGVYSRPGQGTQFYLALPL
- the algB gene encoding sigma-54-dependent response regulator transcription factor AlgB, which gives rise to MESAPENQGRILLVDDESAILRTFRYCLEDEGYTVATANSAAQADALLQRQVFDLCFLDLRLGEDNGLDVLAQMRTQAPWMRVVIVTAHSAVDTAVDAIQAGAADYLVKPCSPDQLRLATAKQLEVRQLSARLEALEGEVRKPKDGLDSHSPAMKVVLETARQVASTDANILILGESGTGKGELARAIHGWSKRAKKSCVTINCPSLTAELMESELFGHSRGAFTGASESTLGRVNQADGGTLFLDEIGDFPLTLQPKLLRFIQDKEYERVGDPVTRRADVRILAATNLNLEDMVRDGRFREDLLYRLNVITLHLPPLRERSEDILTLADRFLARFVKEYSRPARVFSDEAREALLNYRWPGNIRELRNVVERASIICPQERVEISHLGMAEQPTNNAPRIGAALSLDELEKAHIGAVLATSDTLDQAAKTLGIDASTLYRKRKQYNL